In the Magnetospira sp. QH-2 genome, one interval contains:
- a CDS encoding ABC-F family ATP-binding cassette domain-containing protein — translation MAPPLLILRDIRLGFGGVPLFDGVEMSISKGERISLVGRNGCGKSTLMKVIAGLMEPDAGEVFRQPGLHVTYLVQEPDLSGFATVLDYVVDGLPHHSAEDAHIVEPWLEDLKLDGAQATTSLSGGERRRAALARGLVSEPDILLLDEPTNHLDLNAIQWLEDVLGRFKGAFVTISHDRAFLNLLTRAVLWLDRGRVRRLDKGFAHFEEWSDTIMEQEAVERHKLDKLIAEETRWSHQGISARRKRNQGRLRRLQSLRSERAQQIDKTGSVKLETEKTESSGKLVVEVEGLRKAYGDRVIVKDFATRILRGDKVGIIGPNGAGKSTLLKMLTGDLKPDEGHVRLGTNLETLYLDQNRDSLDPDKSLWDTLCERGGDMVMVQGRQRHVVAYLKDFLFDEKQARGPVNALSGGERNRLVLAKALTRPCNFLILDEPTNDLDIDTLDLLQEMLADFEGTLLLVSHDRDFLDRIVTSTIVLEGDGSVEEYPGGYSDYQRQRQAREQGPVRKEAPTKRTGEKPAADRKATKLSYKQERALKELPKRIDRLQMEITQIHEQLEDPEFYQRDPEQFSKTTNLVADKEKELGQCEEEWLELEILRESLASERNT, via the coding sequence TTGGCCCCCCCCCTCTTGATCCTACGCGACATCCGTCTCGGCTTTGGCGGCGTTCCGCTGTTCGATGGGGTGGAGATGTCCATCTCCAAGGGGGAGCGCATCAGTTTGGTGGGCCGCAACGGCTGTGGCAAATCCACGTTGATGAAGGTTATTGCCGGGCTCATGGAGCCCGATGCGGGCGAAGTGTTCCGTCAGCCGGGCCTGCATGTGACCTATTTGGTTCAGGAACCGGACCTGTCCGGTTTTGCCACGGTGTTGGACTATGTGGTTGATGGCCTGCCCCATCATTCAGCGGAAGATGCCCATATTGTCGAGCCCTGGCTGGAAGATCTGAAACTCGATGGGGCGCAGGCCACGACCAGCCTTTCCGGTGGGGAGCGCCGTCGCGCCGCCCTGGCGCGGGGCTTGGTCAGCGAGCCCGATATCTTGTTGCTCGACGAGCCCACCAACCACCTTGACCTCAACGCCATCCAATGGCTCGAAGATGTCTTGGGCCGCTTCAAGGGTGCCTTTGTCACCATCAGCCATGATCGGGCCTTTTTGAATTTGCTGACTCGGGCGGTTCTGTGGCTGGACCGGGGGCGGGTGCGGCGATTGGACAAAGGCTTTGCCCATTTCGAGGAATGGTCCGACACCATCATGGAACAAGAAGCGGTGGAGCGGCACAAACTCGATAAGCTGATCGCCGAAGAGACACGCTGGTCCCATCAGGGAATCTCCGCGCGTCGCAAACGCAACCAGGGGCGCCTGCGACGGCTCCAAAGCCTGCGCAGCGAACGCGCCCAGCAAATTGATAAAACCGGCTCGGTCAAACTGGAAACGGAGAAAACCGAAAGTTCCGGCAAGCTGGTGGTGGAAGTGGAAGGCCTCCGCAAGGCCTATGGAGATCGGGTGATCGTCAAGGATTTCGCCACCCGCATCCTGCGGGGCGACAAGGTGGGAATCATCGGACCCAATGGGGCGGGCAAGTCCACCTTGTTGAAAATGCTCACCGGTGACCTAAAGCCGGATGAAGGGCATGTGCGATTGGGCACCAATTTGGAAACCCTTTACTTGGATCAGAACCGCGACAGCCTGGACCCGGACAAAAGCCTGTGGGACACCCTTTGCGAACGAGGCGGCGATATGGTGATGGTTCAAGGCCGCCAGCGCCATGTGGTGGCTTATCTGAAGGACTTCCTGTTCGACGAGAAGCAGGCGCGTGGTCCGGTCAATGCCCTGTCTGGCGGCGAGCGCAATCGTTTGGTGCTCGCCAAAGCGCTGACCAGACCCTGCAATTTCCTGATTCTGGATGAACCGACCAACGATCTGGATATCGATACGCTGGATCTGTTGCAGGAAATGTTGGCCGACTTCGAGGGCACTTTGCTGCTGGTCAGCCATGATCGGGATTTTCTCGATCGAATTGTCACATCGACCATTGTTCTGGAGGGCGATGGCAGTGTTGAAGAATACCCGGGCGGTTATTCCGACTACCAACGTCAAAGACAGGCCCGGGAACAAGGGCCGGTCAGGAAAGAAGCCCCGACCAAGCGCACGGGGGAAAAGCCAGCCGCGGACCGCAAGGCCACCAAGCTGAGCTACAAACAGGAACGGGCGCTCAAGGAACTCCCGAAACGGATAGATCGATTGCAAATGGAAATCACCCAAATTCATGAGCAACTCGAGGATCCAGAGTTTTATCAGCGCGATCCTGAACAATTCTCAAAAACAACGAACCTCGTTGCGGATAAAGAAAAAGAACTTGGCCAATGTGAAGAAGAATGGCTTGAACTGGAGATTCTGCGCGAATCCTTGGCCAGTGAACGAAATACATGA
- a CDS encoding DUF721 domain-containing protein, with protein sequence MPAAEPPDRSPKRSRRSQALAGLVSRATRPLFHRRGLADGTLVAQWERIMGEHMAAHTAPEKVVRGGNPPRGILHLAVDHGALALELTHLEPQIVERVNAHFGYRAIDGLRVLQKPLPPRPAKEKPRPPLNAEEKADLAESLSGVTDPDLRAALERLGGAVKQRRKPGDD encoded by the coding sequence ATGCCCGCCGCCGAGCCTCCCGACCGGTCCCCCAAGCGATCCCGCCGCAGTCAGGCCTTGGCCGGGCTGGTGTCGCGGGCGACCCGTCCCTTGTTTCATCGTCGGGGCTTGGCCGATGGCACCCTGGTGGCCCAATGGGAACGTATCATGGGCGAGCATATGGCTGCCCATACGGCGCCGGAGAAAGTGGTTCGGGGCGGCAATCCACCCCGTGGGATCCTGCATCTGGCCGTGGATCACGGTGCCCTGGCCCTCGAATTGACACATTTGGAACCACAAATCGTCGAGCGGGTGAACGCCCATTTCGGATACCGCGCCATCGACGGGTTGCGGGTGCTGCAAAAACCCTTGCCGCCCCGACCGGCAAAGGAAAAGCCCCGGCCTCCGTTGAATGCCGAAGAAAAAGCGGATCTGGCGGAGAGCCTGTCCGGGGTCACCGATCCCGATTTGCGCGCCGCTTTGGAACGGCTCGGCGGCGCGGTGAAACAGAGGAGGAAACCCGGGGACGATTGA
- a CDS encoding F0F1 ATP synthase subunit C produces the protein MEVEAAKMIGAGLAVIGLGGVGAGIGNVFATYIASVARNPAAAAQVGTEKWIGFALVEAIGLFALVVSLVLLFT, from the coding sequence ATGGAAGTAGAAGCTGCGAAGATGATTGGTGCCGGTCTGGCCGTGATCGGTCTTGGGGGCGTTGGCGCCGGTATCGGCAACGTGTTCGCCACCTACATCGCTTCGGTCGCTCGCAACCCGGCCGCCGCCGCTCAGGTCGGCACCGAAAAGTGGATCGGCTTTGCCTTGGTCGAAGCCATTGGCCTATTCGCGCTGGTGGTTTCCCTGGTGTTGCTGTTCACCTGA
- a CDS encoding AAA family ATPase → MQFTRLRLTGFKSFVDPTDLHIEQGLTGVVGPNGCGKSNLVEALKWVMGESSAKQMRGGEMEDVIFGGTDNRPARNIAEVVLSLDNQERNAPALLNDSDELDVSRRIERGRGSAYRVNGKDVRARDVQLLFADSASGSRSTALVSQGKIGALINAKPAQRRSLLEEAAGISGLHSRRHEAELRLKGAEENLSRMEDILVTLEAQLQGLRKQARQATRYRNISDHIRRAEASLFHLRWLAALETLDQARKHLKQTESAVAEMTAMAAAAVTKQAVTADGLPQLRQAEAEAGAELQHLTITLRELEAEAQRVVRAREEGHARLAQADGDMERERILARDAEAALVRLEEERTEIEVARAGEGEARATAALDLADADRLVLELDKALHELTDRVAGEEAQRTSLARQVEDLARQKTRLENRAAELKGQRQALAAVGISEADLTAAERDAEEAEAAATTAREELETVETTRASAEVAVRQAMDAQQEAQGALNRIQAESDALRRLTESGHETSADGVPVLDGLSVEPGYETALGAALGEDLNASTDGAAAIHWAERPAVVGAALPEGSKPLSLFVTGESRLQARLDQVGVVEDGTAGDRLAATLHQGQRLVSRDGGLWRWDGLTVRPGAPVAEAIRLEQRNRLRDLEAGLDEAVKAAEQARASADEAREMAQRAMEGERRARDTQRETDRAFSKARDRRADLRQKAARAESRLAAIDETIAQVAIDLGDIETDTDSAKQELATAADPEAGRRELGILREDLGERRSAQIEARGRHDSLVREAEARQRRLDDIARERDSWSQRQAGADTRMAELAERRGATESALKTLETRPEEIAAQKEKLAAQLTVTEEKRKVAADQLAEAENKARDADRALREVEAELAKAREQQVRAEAAVAQGNETCRSLAERVVEKLDCRPDDLLDLSGMDESKPLPDLAAVEGRLQRLLRERDGMGPVNLRAEQEAEELTEQMETLEREREDLLAAIEKLRRGIAELNREGRQRLLASFKEVDRHFQDLFIRLFGGGHAHLALTEADDPLEAGLEIMASPPGKKLQNLSLLSGGEQALTALALLFGVFLTNPAPICVLDEVDAPLDDANVDRVCSMLDEMAKQGTTRFLVVTHHRMTMARMDRLFGVTMQERGVSKLVSVDLQKAEALRTAG, encoded by the coding sequence GTGCAGTTCACCCGCCTTCGCCTGACGGGCTTCAAGTCGTTCGTCGATCCCACGGACCTGCACATCGAGCAAGGCCTGACCGGGGTGGTTGGGCCCAATGGCTGCGGCAAATCCAATCTAGTCGAAGCCCTGAAATGGGTGATGGGCGAATCCTCGGCCAAGCAGATGCGTGGCGGCGAGATGGAAGATGTCATCTTCGGTGGCACCGATAACCGCCCGGCCCGCAATATCGCCGAGGTGGTGCTCAGCCTGGATAACCAGGAACGCAACGCTCCGGCGCTGCTCAACGACAGTGACGAGTTGGATGTATCGCGCCGGATCGAACGCGGGCGCGGCTCGGCCTATCGGGTCAACGGCAAGGATGTGCGGGCCCGCGATGTGCAGTTGCTGTTTGCCGATTCGGCATCGGGGTCCCGCTCCACCGCCCTGGTCAGCCAGGGCAAGATCGGCGCTTTGATCAACGCCAAACCGGCGCAACGGCGTAGTCTGTTGGAAGAAGCCGCCGGCATCTCCGGTCTGCATTCCCGTCGTCACGAGGCGGAACTGCGGCTCAAGGGGGCGGAAGAGAATCTATCTCGGATGGAAGACATCCTGGTGACCCTAGAGGCCCAACTTCAAGGGCTGCGCAAACAGGCCCGGCAGGCCACCCGCTACCGCAATATCTCCGACCATATCCGCCGGGCCGAGGCTTCGTTGTTCCATTTGCGCTGGCTGGCCGCCCTGGAAACCTTGGATCAGGCCCGCAAGCATTTAAAGCAGACCGAATCGGCGGTGGCGGAAATGACCGCCATGGCCGCCGCCGCCGTCACCAAACAGGCCGTGACCGCCGATGGCTTGCCACAGCTTCGACAAGCCGAGGCCGAAGCCGGAGCCGAATTGCAGCACCTGACCATCACCCTTCGGGAACTGGAAGCGGAAGCCCAGCGGGTAGTGCGGGCCCGCGAGGAAGGCCATGCCCGCCTGGCCCAGGCCGATGGCGACATGGAGCGGGAACGCATCCTGGCCCGCGATGCCGAAGCGGCTTTGGTCCGCCTGGAAGAAGAACGCACCGAAATCGAGGTGGCTCGGGCCGGAGAAGGCGAGGCCCGCGCTACCGCCGCTTTGGACCTGGCCGATGCCGACCGGTTGGTGTTGGAATTGGACAAGGCCCTCCATGAACTGACCGACCGGGTCGCGGGCGAAGAAGCCCAGCGGACCAGTTTGGCCCGTCAGGTGGAGGATCTGGCGCGGCAAAAGACCCGTCTGGAAAATCGTGCCGCGGAATTGAAAGGGCAGCGACAGGCCTTGGCCGCCGTGGGAATCAGCGAAGCCGACCTGACCGCTGCCGAGCGCGATGCGGAAGAGGCCGAAGCCGCCGCCACAACGGCCCGGGAAGAACTGGAAACGGTGGAAACCACCCGCGCCAGCGCCGAAGTGGCTGTACGCCAAGCCATGGATGCCCAACAGGAAGCCCAAGGCGCTCTCAACCGCATCCAGGCCGAGTCTGATGCCCTGCGGCGTCTGACCGAAAGCGGCCACGAAACATCCGCCGATGGGGTGCCGGTGCTCGACGGTCTGAGTGTGGAACCGGGCTATGAAACGGCCCTTGGCGCGGCCTTGGGGGAAGACCTCAATGCCTCCACCGATGGCGCTGCCGCCATTCACTGGGCGGAGCGACCGGCGGTCGTTGGGGCTGCCTTGCCCGAGGGCAGTAAGCCCCTTTCCTTGTTTGTGACCGGTGAGTCCAGATTGCAGGCGCGTCTGGATCAGGTGGGTGTGGTGGAAGATGGCACGGCGGGGGATCGTCTGGCCGCAACCCTGCATCAAGGCCAACGATTGGTCAGCCGGGACGGCGGCCTGTGGCGCTGGGACGGTCTGACCGTGCGGCCCGGGGCGCCGGTGGCCGAGGCGATTCGTCTGGAGCAACGCAATCGCCTGCGAGATTTGGAAGCGGGGCTGGATGAGGCCGTCAAGGCTGCCGAGCAGGCCCGCGCCAGCGCCGACGAAGCCCGCGAAATGGCCCAACGGGCCATGGAGGGCGAACGCCGGGCCCGCGATACTCAACGGGAAACCGACCGGGCCTTTTCCAAAGCCCGCGACCGCCGCGCCGACCTGCGCCAAAAAGCGGCCCGGGCGGAAAGTCGTCTGGCGGCGATCGATGAGACCATTGCCCAGGTGGCGATAGACCTGGGGGATATTGAGACCGATACCGACTCCGCCAAGCAAGAACTGGCCACCGCCGCCGATCCGGAAGCCGGTCGCCGGGAACTGGGCATCCTGCGCGAGGACCTGGGCGAACGCCGCTCGGCGCAGATTGAGGCCCGAGGGCGTCACGATTCCCTGGTCCGCGAGGCCGAGGCCCGCCAAAGGCGTCTGGACGATATCGCCCGCGAGCGCGACTCCTGGAGCCAGCGGCAGGCCGGTGCCGATACCCGCATGGCTGAGTTGGCCGAACGACGTGGCGCCACGGAATCGGCATTGAAGACTTTGGAAACCCGCCCGGAGGAGATTGCCGCCCAGAAGGAAAAGCTGGCGGCCCAACTAACGGTGACCGAAGAGAAGCGCAAGGTGGCCGCCGACCAATTGGCCGAGGCGGAGAACAAGGCCCGCGATGCCGACCGGGCCCTGCGCGAGGTGGAGGCGGAATTGGCCAAGGCTCGCGAACAACAGGTGCGCGCCGAGGCGGCGGTGGCCCAGGGCAACGAGACTTGCCGCAGCCTGGCCGAGCGGGTGGTGGAAAAGCTCGATTGCCGTCCTGACGATCTGCTCGATCTGTCGGGTATGGACGAATCCAAACCCCTGCCCGATTTGGCGGCGGTGGAAGGGCGGCTGCAACGGCTGCTGCGCGAACGCGACGGCATGGGGCCAGTCAATCTGCGGGCTGAACAGGAAGCCGAGGAACTGACCGAGCAAATGGAGACCCTGGAACGGGAACGCGAGGACCTGTTGGCCGCCATCGAGAAATTGCGCCGGGGAATCGCGGAGTTAAATCGCGAAGGCCGCCAACGGCTGCTGGCCTCGTTCAAGGAGGTGGATCGGCACTTCCAGGATCTGTTTATCCGCCTTTTCGGCGGCGGGCATGCGCATCTGGCCCTGACCGAGGCCGATGATCCCCTGGAAGCCGGACTGGAAATCATGGCCAGCCCGCCGGGCAAGAAGCTGCAAAACCTGTCGCTGCTGTCCGGTGGCGAACAGGCGCTCACGGCCCTGGCCCTGTTGTTTGGTGTATTCCTGACCAATCCGGCACCCATTTGCGTGCTTGATGAGGTGGATGCGCCGCTGGATGATGCCAATGTGGACCGGGTTTGCTCCATGCTGGATGAGATGGCCAAGCAAGGCACCACCCGCTTTTTGGTCGTCACCCACCACCGCATGACCATGGCCCGTATGGACCGGTTATTCGGCGTCACCATGCAGGAACGCGGAGTCTCCAAGTTGGTCTCCGTTGATCTGCAGAAGGCGGAAGCATTGCGCACTGCGGGATAA
- a CDS encoding thioredoxin domain-containing protein, whose amino-acid sequence MRKIFLAFVVVFVLAATGRVHAAGYQELSLGSAEAPVTIIDYSSLTCPHCATFHNTTLPEIKKAYVDTGKVRIIFTDFPFEGVSFRAAVAVRCAAPSARQALLDLLFKTQAQWAASNDPVAAMLKTALLAGVSEAQFNTCFADKDLTEGILSRLQDAQKTHGINSTPTFLVDGEKVVGAKSFDDFKVIIDKALAKAGAQ is encoded by the coding sequence ATGCGCAAGATTTTCCTTGCTTTCGTTGTTGTTTTTGTTCTGGCCGCTACCGGTCGCGTCCATGCGGCGGGCTATCAGGAACTGTCCCTGGGCAGTGCCGAGGCACCGGTGACCATTATCGACTATTCGTCGCTGACCTGCCCCCATTGCGCGACCTTCCACAACACGACCCTTCCCGAGATCAAGAAGGCTTATGTGGATACGGGCAAGGTCCGGATTATCTTTACCGACTTCCCGTTCGAAGGGGTGAGCTTCCGGGCGGCGGTGGCGGTGCGTTGTGCTGCGCCCTCGGCCCGCCAGGCCCTGCTTGATTTGCTGTTCAAGACCCAGGCTCAGTGGGCGGCGTCCAATGACCCGGTCGCGGCCATGCTGAAAACGGCCTTGTTGGCGGGTGTCAGCGAGGCGCAATTCAATACCTGTTTCGCTGACAAGGACCTGACCGAGGGCATTCTGAGCCGCTTGCAAGATGCCCAGAAAACCCATGGGATCAATTCCACCCCGACATTCTTGGTGGATGGCGAGAAAGTGGTGGGTGCCAAGTCCTTTGACGATTTCAAAGTGATCATTGACAAGGCTCTGGCAAAAGCCGGGGCCCAGTAA
- a CDS encoding AtpZ/AtpI family protein codes for MVQDPEDQPLKDLDARLNKAMADRGLTPETDETQSSLPPRPSDMGMGMRIGAEILVGPLVGAWIGWYLDGWLETRPLLMIILLFAGGAAGLMNVYRVVNGHGMAVGYKKKEDDSRADVQSSSRDNENTDRE; via the coding sequence ATGGTCCAAGACCCGGAAGATCAGCCACTTAAGGATCTGGATGCGCGTCTGAATAAGGCAATGGCCGACCGAGGCCTAACGCCGGAAACGGATGAAACCCAATCCTCGTTGCCACCGCGACCGTCCGATATGGGCATGGGTATGCGGATCGGGGCTGAAATCCTGGTGGGACCTTTGGTCGGTGCCTGGATCGGTTGGTATCTCGATGGATGGCTGGAGACCCGGCCCCTGTTGATGATTATCCTGCTGTTTGCCGGTGGGGCGGCCGGGTTGATGAATGTATATCGAGTGGTCAACGGCCATGGCATGGCGGTGGGCTACAAAAAGAAAGAAGACGACTCCCGGGCGGATGTGCAAAGCTCTTCCAGGGATAATGAGAACACAGACAGAGAATAG
- a CDS encoding F0F1 ATP synthase subunit A, whose translation MANPLAQFEIKPIVPLEIGGIDASLTNSGLFMIIVVLAATLFLTLSMRGRSLVPTRWQSLAEICYEFIANMVRDNVGNEGRRFFPFIFTLFMFVLFANMIGMIPYSFTVTSHLVITFIMAAFVFVGVTLIGLVKHGLGFFSLFLPHGTPWYVIPLLVPIEVLSYFIRPVSLSFRLFANMTAGHTLLKVFAGFVVPLGFIGGWMPLAFVGALTGLEIIIAFLQAYVFTILSCIYLNDALHLH comes from the coding sequence GTGGCAAATCCTCTTGCTCAATTCGAAATCAAGCCCATCGTTCCTCTGGAAATTGGCGGCATTGATGCCAGCCTGACCAACTCGGGCCTGTTCATGATCATCGTCGTGCTGGCCGCGACCTTGTTCTTGACCCTGTCCATGCGCGGTCGCTCGCTGGTGCCGACCCGGTGGCAGTCCCTGGCGGAAATCTGTTACGAATTCATCGCCAATATGGTCCGCGACAATGTGGGCAACGAAGGACGCCGGTTCTTCCCATTTATTTTTACCCTGTTCATGTTCGTGCTGTTTGCCAACATGATCGGCATGATCCCTTACAGCTTTACCGTCACCAGCCATCTGGTCATCACCTTCATCATGGCGGCCTTCGTGTTTGTCGGCGTGACCTTGATCGGGTTGGTCAAGCATGGCCTTGGGTTTTTCTCCTTGTTCCTGCCCCATGGCACGCCCTGGTACGTGATCCCGCTGCTGGTGCCCATTGAGGTCCTGTCCTATTTCATTCGCCCTGTCAGCCTGTCCTTCCGGCTGTTCGCCAACATGACCGCTGGGCATACCCTTTTGAAGGTATTTGCCGGGTTCGTGGTGCCGCTGGGCTTTATCGGTGGGTGGATGCCGCTGGCTTTTGTCGGCGCCCTGACCGGTTTGGAAATTATCATTGCCTTTCTTCAAGCTTACGTCTTTACCATCCTCTCCTGCATCTATCTGAATGATGCCCTGCATCTGCACTGA
- a CDS encoding response regulator transcription factor, with protein MHVLLADDHSIVRTALKYVLSELTDTLKVVEAKTYGEARDHIDDSEPFDLVMLDLRMPELEGLDDIRDLVNRAGGCPVAVFTVSESPEEMRAVLKCGVRAYIPKSTDDSLIATILKLVLEGGSYVPPVLGGAAQQVLLEESVDLTGGAASAGAQLEGLTRRQRDVLQLMAQGLSNQEIGSRLDLNLSTVKSHVTGVLRALGAENRTQAVLIFQQQATAAPH; from the coding sequence TTGCACGTTCTTCTCGCCGACGATCATTCCATTGTCCGAACCGCGCTCAAATACGTGCTGTCCGAACTGACTGATACTTTGAAAGTCGTGGAAGCGAAGACCTACGGCGAGGCCCGTGATCACATTGATGATTCCGAGCCCTTTGATTTGGTCATGCTGGACCTGCGCATGCCCGAATTGGAAGGCCTGGACGATATCCGCGATCTGGTCAATCGAGCGGGCGGCTGCCCGGTGGCGGTATTCACGGTTTCCGAATCTCCCGAAGAAATGCGGGCTGTACTGAAATGCGGTGTGCGGGCCTATATCCCCAAGTCCACCGACGATTCGCTGATTGCCACCATTCTCAAGCTGGTACTGGAGGGCGGTTCCTATGTCCCGCCGGTGCTTGGCGGCGCGGCGCAACAGGTTTTGCTGGAAGAATCCGTTGACCTGACCGGTGGCGCGGCCTCGGCGGGAGCTCAACTGGAAGGCCTGACGCGGCGCCAGCGGGATGTTTTGCAGTTGATGGCGCAAGGCCTGTCGAATCAGGAAATCGGCAGCCGTTTGGACCTGAACCTCAGCACGGTGAAGTCCCACGTTACCGGGGTACTGCGGGCCCTGGGAGCCGAGAACCGCACCCAAGCCGTGCTCATATTTCAACAACAAGCCACCGCCGCGCCCCACTAG
- the mutY gene encoding A/G-specific adenine glycosylase: MTDPTPSDRLLDWYDRHRRTLPWRAAAGTCADPYHVWLSEIMLQQTTVVTVIPYFQRFLARWPTIHELAAADLDDVLTQWQGLGYYARARNLHKCAQVVSANHGGEFPTTESALLALPGIGAYTAAALTSIAFDKRAVVVDGNVERVVARLFALTDPLPGVKKTVKEHADRLTPDRRPGDHAQAMMDLGATVCTPTSPKCDLCPILAHCLGRQQGIAADLPRRAPRKTRPTRHGVIFWLQRKDGAVLLRRRPPTGLLGGMMELPGTDWREGEAWREAEARQQAPTEARWRLLPGSIRHTFTHFHLVLTVMAGQCAQSPSGPPSGTWVKREDFGSQALPTVMRKAIDHAMAGTAKS; encoded by the coding sequence GTGACCGATCCCACGCCTTCGGACCGCCTGCTTGACTGGTACGACCGACACCGCCGCACCCTGCCCTGGCGCGCGGCGGCGGGCACTTGCGCCGATCCTTATCATGTATGGCTCAGCGAAATCATGCTGCAACAGACCACCGTGGTCACGGTGATCCCTTATTTTCAGCGTTTTCTGGCCCGTTGGCCGACGATCCACGAATTGGCAGCGGCGGATCTGGATGATGTTCTGACCCAGTGGCAGGGCCTCGGCTACTACGCCCGAGCCCGCAATTTGCACAAATGTGCGCAGGTTGTTTCCGCCAACCATGGCGGAGAATTCCCTACGACCGAATCGGCACTCCTCGCCCTGCCCGGCATCGGTGCCTATACGGCGGCGGCGCTGACCTCCATCGCCTTCGACAAGCGAGCGGTGGTGGTGGATGGCAATGTGGAACGGGTCGTGGCACGGCTGTTTGCGCTGACCGATCCGCTGCCTGGCGTGAAGAAAACCGTTAAGGAGCACGCGGACAGGCTGACCCCGGATCGGCGACCCGGCGACCATGCCCAAGCGATGATGGATCTGGGGGCCACGGTCTGCACACCCACTTCGCCGAAATGCGATCTCTGCCCGATCCTTGCCCATTGCCTTGGGCGCCAACAAGGGATCGCCGCCGATCTGCCCAGGCGAGCCCCGCGCAAAACACGGCCCACGCGGCATGGCGTGATATTCTGGTTGCAACGGAAAGATGGCGCGGTGCTGTTGCGCCGTCGACCACCGACCGGGCTTTTAGGCGGCATGATGGAACTGCCCGGAACAGACTGGCGGGAAGGAGAAGCTTGGCGGGAAGCGGAAGCCCGGCAGCAAGCCCCGACAGAGGCCAGGTGGCGTCTGCTTCCTGGCTCGATCCGCCATACCTTCACTCATTTCCATCTGGTGTTAACGGTGATGGCGGGCCAATGCGCTCAATCGCCATCGGGCCCGCCATCGGGTACCTGGGTGAAGCGGGAGGATTTCGGGTCTCAGGCCTTGCCGACCGTCATGCGCAAGGCCATTGACCATGCTATGGCAGGCACGGCGAAGTCTTGA
- a CDS encoding bacteriohemerythrin: MPRFVWKDDYKIGDAFIDQHHRQLIELGNYLHKAVHEQKDLLILQDAFNALLLYTQTHFRAEEEYFDSLGCPIMEEHKKLHRELEEEAQSLCRQNHAGFQEMIGPTLENWMETRLVRHMVVEDKKLAEAVENSFLDLL; encoded by the coding sequence ATGCCACGATTTGTCTGGAAAGATGATTACAAGATTGGTGATGCGTTCATCGACCAGCATCATCGCCAGCTGATCGAATTGGGTAATTATCTCCACAAGGCGGTGCATGAACAGAAAGATCTGTTGATCCTCCAAGATGCTTTCAACGCCCTGCTGCTCTATACCCAAACCCATTTTCGTGCCGAGGAGGAATACTTCGACTCCCTAGGCTGTCCCATCATGGAGGAACACAAAAAGCTGCACCGGGAGCTGGAGGAAGAAGCTCAAAGCCTTTGCCGCCAAAACCACGCCGGATTCCAAGAAATGATCGGCCCGACCCTGGAAAACTGGATGGAAACCCGTTTGGTTCGTCACATGGTGGTGGAGGACAAGAAATTGGCCGAAGCCGTGGAGAATTCGTTTCTCGATCTGTTATAG
- a CDS encoding ATP synthase subunit B, with protein MLAQAANAAEGAAQHGEAAFYTDPTFWVFVSFVIFVAVAGKTIFRVATIALDDRAETIRKQLDEAEQLRREAKEMLAGYQRKQREATEEAEQIVARAKAEAERIRARAEEDLESTVERREQQAKDRIAQAETKALAEVQAMATDVAMTAAKALIVKNLKATGANKLVEEAISELGDNLH; from the coding sequence ATGCTTGCACAAGCTGCCAACGCCGCTGAAGGGGCTGCCCAGCACGGGGAGGCCGCCTTCTATACCGATCCCACCTTTTGGGTGTTCGTCTCCTTCGTGATTTTTGTCGCGGTGGCGGGCAAGACCATCTTCCGGGTGGCAACCATTGCCCTGGACGATCGGGCCGAGACCATTCGCAAACAGCTCGATGAGGCCGAGCAACTGCGGCGCGAAGCCAAGGAAATGCTGGCCGGTTATCAGCGCAAGCAGCGTGAAGCGACCGAGGAAGCCGAGCAGATCGTTGCCCGGGCCAAGGCCGAGGCCGAACGCATCCGTGCCCGCGCCGAAGAAGATCTGGAATCCACCGTCGAGCGCCGCGAGCAGCAAGCCAAGGATCGAATCGCCCAGGCCGAAACAAAAGCTCTGGCCGAGGTCCAAGCCATGGCGACCGACGTGGCTATGACCGCTGCCAAGGCTTTGATCGTTAAAAACTTGAAAGCCACCGGCGCCAACAAGCTGGTGGAAGAGGCGATCTCGGAACTGGGTGACAATCTGCACTGA